TCGAACAGTCGTCCGACCAGCGGCGCAGTCAGGCCACTGGCGAGCCAGGTCAGCGAATAGACGGACACGACCGAGGCACGGTCCCAGCCGAAATTTTCCGAGATCGGTTTCAGGAACACCGTGAAGCTGTCGCTGAGGCCGCGCCCGAGCACCGACAGCACGAAGCACAGCGCGAGCACGTTCAGCGCGGTGCGCGATTGCTTCGCCGGTGCGGCAAGCGTGTCGTTCGGAGGCGTGGTCTGGTCCATCGGTATGCAGGGAGCGCGCTTTCGTCACCCCCTGCAACCGACAAATGCGAATGCGCCTATGCAGGCTTCAGCAGAACATGGCGCTTCTTGCCGAGCGACAACTTCACCACGCCTTCCGGCGTGAGATTGGCCGGCGTCAGCAGCATCTTCTCGTCGGTGACGGCAGCGTCGTTGACGCGCAGGCCACCGCCCTTGATCTGCCGGCGCGCTTCGCCGTTGGAAGCGACGAGCTCGGCCTTGACGAAGGCGGCGAGCACCCCGATGCCGGCTTCGAATTCGCCGCGCGGAATTTCCACCGTCGGCAAGGTTTCGGCCAGCGCACCTTCCTCGAAGGTGCGACGCGCGGTCTCGGCGGCCTCATTGGCCGCATCGCGGCCGTGGAGCAGGGCAGTTGCCTCGGTCGCCAGCACCTTCTTGGCCTCGTTGATCTCGCTGCCACCGAGAGCGGCGAGCTTGTTGATCTCGCTGATCGGCAGGATGGTGAACAGCTTGAGGAACTTGACGACGTCGGCGTCCTCGACATTGCGCCAGTACTGCCAGAAGTCGTACGGCGAGAACTGGTCGGCGTTGAGCCACACCGCTCCCTTGGCGGTCTTGCCCATCTTGTCGCCGGAGGCGGTGGTGAGCAGCGGCGTGGTCAGCGCGAACAATTGCGGCGTGCCCATGCGGCGGCCGAGATCGACGCCGTTGACGATGTTGCCCCACTGGTCGGAGCCGCCCATCTGCAGCCGGCAGCCGGCGCGGCGTGACAGCTCGACGAAATCGTAGGCCTGGCAGACCATGTAGTTGAACTCGATGAAGCTCATCTCCTGCTCGCGTTCGAGCCGGAGCCGCACCGAGTCCATCGTCAGCATGCGATTGACCGAGAAGTGCCGGCCGATGTCGCGCAGCATCTCGATCCAGTTCAGCTTGGTCAGCCACTCGGCGTTGTCGAGCATGATGGCGTCGGACTTGCCGTCGCCGTAGCGCAGCACCTTGGCGAACACGCCGCGGATCGAGGCCTTGTTGGCTTCGATCTCGGCGACCGTGCGCATCGCGCGGGTCTCGTCCTTGCCGGAGGGGTCGCCGACCATCGTGGTGCCGCCGCCCATCAGCGTGATCGGCTTGTTGCCGCTCTGCTGCAGCCAGTACAGCATCATCATGGTCAGGAAGTTGCCGATGTGCAGCGACCGCGCGGTGCAGTCATAGCCGACATAGGCGGTGGCCTCTCCCTTCGCGGCAAGCGCGTCGAGGCCCTCGAAATCGGAGCACTGGTGAACGAAGCCGCGTTCCTGTAGAGTGTTCAGGAAATCCGATTTAAATGCAGTCATTTGTCGGCGAGCCAGATCATTCTTGTTTTACGGTTTTTGCATCTATTTGCGGAACCCTGATGCTTGAGGCTGCCGCAGGCGGACGCGCAGTGGCATTATAGGATGTACTTGTTTGAGACAAGCCGGGGGTTCCCGGCTGGGGCGCTTCTACGATGATGTTAACGGCACTCGGTCTGATGAGCGGGACCTCGCTCGACGGGGTCGACGTGGCACTGATCGAGACCGATGGCCGCCAGATCAGGGCCTTCGGACCCACGGGCTATCGGCCCTATACCGAGAGCGAGCGCAGCCTGCTGCGCCAGGCCCTGACCGAAGCCGTTCATCTGTCCCGGCGCGACGCCCGGCCGGGGATCCTGCGGCAGGCCGAGCAGGCGGTCACGACAGCTCACGCCGAGGCGGTTGCCGCCTTCACGGCGCAGCACCGGATCTCGGCACAGGACATCGACATCGTCGGGTTCCACGGCCAGACCGTGCTGCATCGCCCCGAGCGGAAGCTGACGGTGCAGATCGGCGACGCCTTGGCGCTCGCCAAGGTGATCCACATTCCGGTGATGCATGATTTCCGCGCCGCCGACGTCGAGGCCGGCGGGCAGGGCGCGCCGTTCGTGCCGGTCTACCACCGTGCGCTGGCGCAATCGCTGAACCGCGAGGGGCCGATCGTCGTCGTCAATATCGGTGGTGTTTCCAACATTACATATATCGACGGCCCGGACACGCTGATCGCCTGCGACACCGGGCCGGGCAATGCGCTGCTCGACGACTTCATGTTCCGCCACATGCATCAGCCGTTCGACACCGCCGGCAAGTTCGCCGCGCTGGGCAAACCGGACGAGGCCTGGATCGCGCAGGCGCTCAGGCTGCCGTTCTTTTCGGTTCCACCGCCGAAATCGCTCGACCGCAACGACTTCGCGAGCCTCAAGCTCGGCGCCGTGGCACCGGCCGATGGGGCCGCGACGCTGACCGCGTTCACAGCGGCCGCGATCGCCCGCGTCGTGCCGCTGCTGCCGAAACGGCCGAAGAGCTGGATCATCTGCGGTGGCGGCGCATCCAACCTGACGATGCTGCGGATGCTGCGCGAGCGCCTGGCGCCGGCGACCGTCGAGCCCGCCGAGGCGCTCGGCTGGGCGGCGGACGCGATCGAGGCGCAGGCGTTCGGCTTCCTGGCCGCGCGCGGCATGAAGGGGCTGCCGCTGAGCTATCCCACCACCACGGGGGTGCCGATCCCGATGACCGGGGGCATCATCGCGCGACCGTGACTTAGATGCAAATGCATCTACCTTGACAGTTCCATGCCGCTGCATTTAATTCGATGCAGTTGCATTGAACGCGAGGTTCGTCATGGCCGCCCTGAAGCTGATCAGCCACAAGCTCTGTCCCTATGTGCAACGCGCTGTCATCGCGCTGCAGGAGAAGGGCGTGCCGTTCGAGCGAATCGACATCGATCTCGCCAACAAGCCGGACTGTTTCCTGAAGATCTCGCCGCTCGGCAAGGTGCCGGTGCTGGTGGTGACCCGCGACGACGGCAAGGAGGTCGCGCTGTTCGAGAGCAATGTGATCTGCGAGTACATCGAGGAGACGCAAGCCGGCGCGAAGCTGCATCCGCAGGATGCGCTCACCCGCGCGGAGCACCGCGCTTGGATGGAGTTCGGTTCGGCTATCCTCGGTGACCTCTGGGGGCTCGAGACCGCGACCGATGCCGCCGCCTTCGAGAGCAAGCGGCAGGCGGTGGCCGCAAAGTTCGCGCGCGTCGAGGCTGCGCTCGGCGCGGGTCCTTTCTTCGCGGGTGACAAGTTCAGTCTGGTCGACGCAGTGTTCGCGCCGATCTTCCGCTATTTCGATCTGTTCGATCAGTTGACCGATCTTGCGGTCTTCACCCACACGCCGAAACTCCGCGCCTGGCGCAGCGCGCTGGCGCAGCGGCCGAGCGTGCGCAGCGCCGTGTCACCCGATTATCCCGCGCTGCTGCACGCGTTCCTGGTCGGCCACCGCGCGCATATGCTGAAGCTCGCCGCGTAAGCCATGTCGCATTCCGTTGCCTGGGTCGCGCTGGTCATCGCCGGTCTTCTCGATGTCGGCTGGGCGATCTCGATGAAGTATGCCGAAGGCTATACGCGGCTCGGCTGGACGCTGGTCTCGCTGCTGCTGCTCGCCGCGTTCGTGTTCCTGCTCGGGCGCGCGCTGCAGGTGCTCGGCGTCGGCGTCGCCTATACGGTGTGGACCGGCATCGGCGCCGCCGGCACGCTGACCATGGGCGTGCTGCTGTTCAACGAGGCGCTGAACCCGATGAAGGTCGCGGGGATCGTATTGGTGCTGGTCGGGATTGCGGCGTTGAAGTTCGCGCCGGAATGATCAGGCTTACGTGCCTTGAAAACGTTCCAGCGAATCCTCATGGGCATCCTCGGCCACTCCGTCCTCATATTCGACGGAATAGACGACGCCCGGTGGAAACCTGTCAAAGTAAGTGCCGGATCGATCTTGGGGACGAACGACCAAGACTACCCAAGCCTTGTGGCCTCGACGGAGCGGGTCAGACGCGTCATCCTTTACCCGCACGATGTCGCTATAAGTGAACTCGCCCGCCGTGTTCGCGGGCGACGTCACTGCCGCTTCACCGCACGTTGGCGAGACGCATGTCGAGATAGCCGGTCACCGTCTCCATCAGCGGCTCGAGCTTGCCGTCGAAGAAGTGGTTGGCGCCGGGGATGACCTGCTGGTCGATCACGATGCCCTTCTGCGTCTTCAGCTTCTCGACCAGCGTGTTGACGTCCTTGGGCGGCACCACGGCATCCTTGTCGCCGTGCACGATCAGGCCGGACGACGGGCAGGGCGCGAGGAACGAGAAGTCGTAGAGATTGGCGGGCGGCGCGATCGAGATGAAGCCCTCGACCTCCGGCCGGCGCATCAGGAGTTGCATGCCGATCCATGCGCCGAACGAGAAGCCCGCCACCCAGCAGGCGCGCGCCTCGGGATTGATCGCCTGCGCCCAGTCGAGCGCGCTTGCCGCGTCGGACAGTTCGCCGGTGCCGTGGTCGAACGAGCCCTGGCTGCGGCCGACGCCGCGGAAGTTGAAGCGCAGCACCGAGAAGCCGCGATGCGCAAACGCGTAGTAGCACTGGTAGACGATCTGGTGGTTCATCGTGCCGTGGAACTGCGGATGCGGATGCAGGATCATCGCAATCGGCGCGTTCTTCTGCTTGGCCGGATGATAGCGGCCCTCGAGACGGCCAGCAGGGCCGGTGAAAATCACTTCAGGCATTGTGTTCCCTTGATTGACGCGTTCCCTTGATTGACGTCGATCAATCAACCGGTTGGAGCCATCTTCAGCGACGGGGCGCGAACAGGGCGGCTCATGATGAAATCGGCACAGGCGCCGCCGCGCGGCACGCTGGTGGGCCTTCTAGCATGACGCAAGGGGCAAAAATCAAGGAAATTGTGCCGCTTGGCCGGCGTGAATTCGCGCGGCGGCGCGCGATCCGGATCGACATGCCGAATCGTTCGCTAGCCACCTGAAGTTTTGCTTTGTCATATTGCTATCGTGCTCGCCACGAACGGATGTCTTGCCTGGCAACACAGGTGTGGTTTTCGTGCGCGCGAAAAACCGCTCTTGCCGGCGACTCTGATCTGGTCTCGGTGCCCGACTGTCGCTATGTCGCAAGGGAAGGCCGCAACCACGGTGATTACGGCGGGCAAGCTCGATGGCCGATCGCGTCTATCTCGACTGGAATGCCACCACGCCGCTTCGCCAGGAGGCGAAAGCGGCGATGGCGGCCGCTTGGGACTTGAGCGGCAACCCGTCCTCGGTGCACAGCGAGGGGCGCAGCGCGCGGCGGCTGGTCGAGGATGCGCGCAATGCGGTGGCGAAGGCGGTCGGCGGCCGGCCTCAGGACGTCGTATTTCTCTCCGGCGGGACCGAAGCCAATGCACTCGCATTGACGCCGGGATTGCGCCGCGGTGCAGGCGCGCCGGTCGAGCGGCTGTTGGTGTCAGCGATCGAGCACGCATCCGTGCTCGCCGGCGGGCGGTTTCCGCGCGAGGCAATCGGCGCGATCAATGTTACGCAGGCCGGAGTGATTGATCTCGATCGTCTGCGTGCGCTGCTGGCTGATAGTCCGCCCGCACTTGTCTCGGTGATGCTGGCGAACAACGAGACCGGCGCCATTCAGCCGGTGGGCGACGTCGCAGACATCGTCCATGCCGCCGGTGGTCTGCTGCATGTCGATGCGATCCAGGCGTTCGGCAAGATCCCGTTCGATCTCGCCTCGACGAAGGCCGACCTCGTGACGCTGTCGGCGCACAAGATCGGCGGACCGAAGGGCACCGGCGCGCTGGTGCTTGCTGAGGGCGTTGATGGGCTGGAGGCGCTGCTGCGCGGCGGCGGGCAGGAGCTTGGACGGCGGGCAGGGACGGAGAACGTCGCGGGGATCGCAGGCTTTGGTGCGGCCACGAAGGCTGCGATGGCGGTGTTGAAGGCCGACGCCGCCCGCGTCAGGGGATTGCGCGACCGGCTCGAGCACGGGCTGCGGCAGACGCCGGACGTGCTGGTGTTCTCCGACGACGTGAAGCGGTTACCGAATACCGTCCTGTTCACGGCACCGGGTATGAAGGCCGAGACGGCCGTGATCGGATTCGACCTTGGGGGGGTAGCGGTCTCGTCCGGCTCCGCCTGCTCGTCAGGCAAGGTCCAGCCGTCGCATGTCTTGGAGGCAATGGGATACCGTTCAGAGGTGTCCCAGGGAGCGGTGCGGCTCAGTCTTGGCTGGTCTACCACGGAGACAGACGTGGATTTGACCCTCAAGGCTTGGCGAAAGCTCGCCGATAGCCTAGTTAAGGGAGAGCGACGAAACACAGCTTGAACTGTTCTAAGCGGGTGATTTCGCGTTCAAAGCATCGTAAGAGACTTTTCGGAACTGAGATCCACCGCGGTCCTTGAAACCGCGAGCGGAGGATATGAATGCCTGCAGTACAAGAGACGGTCGAGCGCGTCCGGCGCATCGACGTCGACCAGTATCGTTATGGGTTTGAGACGCTGATCGAGTCCGACAAGGCTCCCAAGGGGCTGTCGGAGGACACCGTCCGCTTCATCTCCGCCAAGAAGAATGAACCGGCCTGGATGCTGGAATGGCGCCTGGAGGCGTATCGCCGCTGGCTGACCATGACCGAGCCGACCTGGGCGCGCGTCGAATATCCGAAGATCGACTACCAGGACATCTACTACTACGCGGCGCCGAAGCCGAAGAAGACGCTGTCCTCGATCGACGAGATCGATCCGGAGATCCTCAAGACCTATGAGAAGCTCGGCATCCCCTTGCGCGAGGTTGCGATCCTCGAGGGCGTCGAGCCGCCGCCCGGTGGGCCGCAGACGCCGAGCCGCAAGATCGCGGTCGACGCCGTGTTCGATTCGGTCTCGGTTGCGACCACCTTCCAGAAGGAGCTGAAGGCGGCCGGCGTGATCTTCATGCCGATTTCGGAGGCGATCCGCGAGCATCCCGAGCTGGTGCAGAAATATCTCGGAACCGTGGTGCCGACCTCCGACAACTATTTTGCGACGCTGAACTCGGCGGTGTTCTCCGACGGTTCGTTCGTCTACGTGCCGCCGGGTGTGCGCTGCCCGATGGAGCTGTCGACCTATTTCCGCATCAACGAGCGCAACACCGGCCAGTTCGAGCGCACGCTGATCATCGCCGACAAGGGCTCCTACGTCTCCTATCTCGAAGGCTGCACGGCGCCGCAGCGCGACGAGAACCAGCTGCACGCTGCCGTGGTCGAGCTCGTCACGCTGGACGACGCCGAGATCAAGTATTCGACGGTGCAGAACTGGTATCCGGGCAATTCGGAAGGCAAGGGCGGCATCTACAATTTCGTCACCAAGCGTGGCGACTGCCGCGGCAAGAATTCCAAGATCTCCTGGACCCAGGTCGAGACCGGTTCGGCGATCACCTGGAAGTATCCGAGCTGCATCCTGCGCGGCGACAATTCGAGCGGCGAGTTCTACTCGATCGCGATCTCGAACGGTTTCCAGCAGGTCGACTCGGGCACCAAGATGATCCACCTCGGCAAGAACACGTCGAGCCGGATCATCTCCAAGGGCATCGCCGCCGGCAAGTCGCAGAACACTTATCGCGGCCTTGTCAGCGCCCACCGTAAGGCGACCGGCGCGCGCAACTACACGGCCTGCGACTCGCTACTGATCGGCGACAAATGCGGCGCGCACACCGTGCCCTATGTCGAGGCCAAGAATTCCTCGGCGACCTTCGAGCATGAAGCGACCACGTCGAAGATTTCCGAGGACGTGCTGTTCTACTGCATCCAGCGCGGGCTCTCGCAGGAAGAAGCCGTCGGCCTCGTGGTCAACGGGTTCGTGAAGGACGTGCTGCAGCAACTGCCGATGGAGTTCGCGGTGGAAGCGCAGAAGCTGATCTCGATCAGCCTCGAAGGTTCGGTTGGTTAATCCATCCCGTGTGAGGGCGCGGCCGCCGCGCCTCCCGGATGATGTTCAGGAAAAATCAGATGTCTCTGCTTGAAGTGAAAGATCTGCAGGTTCGTGTCGAGGAGCGCGAGATCCTCCACGGGCTGTCGCTCACGGTGAACCCGGGCGAGGTGCACGCGATCATGGGGCCGAACGGTTCCGGCAAATCGACGTTGTCCCACGTCATCGCCGGCAAGCCGGGCTATGAAGTCACCGGCGGCCAGATCCTGTTCAAGGGCGAAGACCTGCTGGAGATGGAGCCCAACGAACGCGCCGCCAAGGGCGTGTTCCTGGCGTTCCAGTATCCGGTCGAGATCCCCGGCGTCACTACCTGGAACTTCCTGCATGCGGCGCTCAACGCCCAGCGCAAGGCGCGCGGCGAGGACGAGATCTCGTCGCCGGCGTTCCTGAAGAAGGTCCGCGAGGTCGCCAAGTCGCTGAACATTCCGCAGGACATGCTGAAGCGCGGCGTCAATGTCGGCTTCTCCGGCGGTGAGAAGAAGCGCAACGAGATCCTGCAGATGGCGCTGTTCGAGCCGGCCGTCTGCATCCTCGATGAAATGGATTCCGGCCTCGACATCGACGCGCTGCGGATCGCGGCCGACGGCGTCAACGCGCTGCGCTCGCCGGAGCGCGCGATGGTGGTGATCACCCACTACCAGCGGCTGCTCAACTACATCGTGCCCGACGTGGTGCACGTGATGTCGAAGGGCAGGGTGGTGAAGAGCGGCGGCAAGGAACTGGCGCTGGAGCTGGAAGAGTCCGGTTACGCGCAGTTCGAAGACGCTGCCTGACAGATACGGGTTCTCAGATGAACGTTGTCGCAAAGACTGAGACCGGGCGCGCGCTGGGCGATGCATTCGCCGTCGCGCGTGACCGCCTGCCGGGCAAGAGCAAGATCGCCGATCAGCGCCGCCAGGCGTTCGAGGCCTATGAGCGCTCGGGCCTGCCGCATCGCCGGATCGAGGATTGGAAATACACCGATTTGCGCGCGCTGATGCGCGAGGTGCTGCCGCTGGCGCCTGCGCCGGATGCCGCAGCTCTGGGCCGCGCTGCTGCCGCCATCAAGCTGCAGGCGATCGACGGCGTGCGCCGCCTGGTGCTGGTCGACGGCGCGTTTGCGCCTGATCTGTCCGATCTCGGCAACCTCGACAAGGGCCTCGGCATCCAACCGCTGCGCGAAGTGCTCGACGCCGGTGACGGCGTGCTCTCCACGCAGGCCTTTGCGACCGACATCTCCAATCCGATGATCGCGCTGAACGGTGCGATGGCGACCGATGGCGTTGTCATCGAGATCGCCGACGGTACGGTGCTGGCGCAGCCGCTGCACATCGTGCACGTCGCATCCGGCACCGCCCCGGCCTCGATGTTCACGCGCTCGTTGCTGCGGCTCGGACGGGATGCCAATGTGACGTTGGTGGAGAGCTATCTCGCCGGCGAGGGCGCCAAGGCCTACCAGGCGTACGACGGGCTGATCGTCGCGATCGGCGACAATGCACGGTTGGACCACGTGCGTCTGGTCGAGGACAGCATCGATGCCTTCAACATTTCCTCGGCGACGGTGTCGCTCGGTGCGCATGCCCATTTCAACACCTTCGGCCTGACCTCGGGCGGTCATGTCAGCCGCTACCAGCTGACGGTGACCTGCGCCGGCGAGGGCTCCAACGTCGAGACCAACGGCCTCAATCTGATCAACGGCACGCAGCATGCCGACACCACGCTGTTCATGGATCACGCGGTGCCGCACTGTGCGAGCCGCGAGATCTTCCGTGCCGTCGTCGACGACCGCGCGCATTCGGTGTTCCAGGGTCGCATCATTGTCCGTCCGGACGCCCAGAAGACCGACGCCAAGATGATGACCCGTGCGCTGTTGCTGTCCGACGACGCGGAAGCCGACAACAAGCCGGAGCTCGAAATCTTCGCCGACGACGTCACCTGCGGTCACGGCGCGACCACCGGTGCGCTCGACGAGAGCCTGCTGTTCTACATGCGCGCCCGCGGATTGCCCGAGAAGGAAGCGCAGGCGCTGCTGATCCAGGCCTTCGTCGGCGAGGCGATCGAGAGCATTGCCAGCGACGCGTTGCGCGAGGTGGCAATTGCCACCGCGCAGCGCTGGCTGGAAGCGAGGGCATGAGCATGCATAAGGCGGTCGCCAACGGTTCTTACGACGTCGCTCTCGTGCGGCAGGATTTTCCGGCGCTCGCCATGCAGATCTACGGCAAACCGCTGGTCTATCTCGACAACGCCGCATCGGCGCAGAAGCCGAATGCGGTGCTTGACCGCATGACCGAGGCCTACAAGAGCGAATACGCCAACGTGCATCGCGGCCTGCACTACCTCGCCAACGCTGCGACCGAGGCCTATGAGGGCGCCCGCGGCAAGGTCGCGCAGTTCATCAACGCGCGCCGCAATGAGGAGATCATCTTCACCCGCAACGTCACCGAGGCGATCAACCTCGTGGCATCGTCCTGGGGCGGAGAGAACATCAAGGAGGGCGACGAAATCGTCCTCTCGATCATGGAGCACCACTCCAACATCGTGCCGTGGCACTTCCTTAGGGAGCGCCAGGGTGCCGTGATCAAGTGGGCGCCGGTCGACGATGAAGGCAACTTCCTGATCGAGGAATTCGAGAAGCTCCTCACTCCCCGTACCAAGATCGTCGCGATCACCCAGATGTCGAATGCGCTCGGCACGCTGGTTCCGGTCAAGGAGGTGGTGCGGCTGGCGCATGCCCGCGGCGTTCCGGTGCTGGTCGACGGCGCGCAGGGCGCGGTGCATCTGCCGATCGACGTCCAGGACCTCGATTGCGATTTCTACGCCTTCACTGGCCACAAGGTGTACGGGCCGACCGGCATCGGCGCGCTCTACGCCAAGCACGAGCATCTGGTGGCGATGCGGCCGTTCAACGGCGGCGGCGAGATGATCCGTGAGGTCGCCAAGGACTGGGTCACCTATGGCGATCCGCCGCACAAGTTCGAGGCCGGGACGCCGCCGATCGTCGAGGCGATCGGGTTGGGCGCCGCGATCGACTACGTCAATTCGATCGGCAAGGAGCGCATCGCTGCGCATGAGCACGAGCTGCTCACCTACGCGCAGGAGCGCCTGCGCGAGATCAATTCGCTGCGGGTGATCGGAACCGCCCGCAACAAGGGGCCGGTGATCTCCTTCGAGATGAAGGGCGCACATCCGCACGACGTCGCGACCGTGATCGACCGCCAGGGTATCGCCGTGCGCGCCGGCACGCATTGTGTGATGCCGCTTTTAGAGCGGTTCAATGTGACGGCCACCTGCCGCGCATCGTTCGGGATGTATAATACAAAGGAAGAAGTCGACCATCTGGCGCAGGCGCTGATCAAGGCGCGGGAATTGTTCGCATGACCGATACAGCCGAAGTCAAGACGGCCACCATGGAAACCACCTCGGCACTGCCGGCGGAGGAGACCGAGCGCATGAGCGGCGAGATCGTCGCGGCGCTGAAGACGGTGTTCGATCCGGAAATCCCGGCCGACATCTACGAGCTCGGCCTGATCTACAAGGTCGACCTCAAGGATGATCGCTCGGTCGACATCCTGATGACCCTGACCACGCCGAACTGCCCTGCTGCCGGCGAGCTGCCGACCATGGTCGAGAACGCGGTTGCCAGCGTTCCCGGCGTCGGTGTCGTCAACGTCAATCTGGTCTGGGATCCGGCCTGGACGCCGGACCGGATGTCGGACGAGGCGCGCCTCGTCCTCAATATGTGGTGATGTGTTAGCGGATTG
The window above is part of the Bradyrhizobium sp. PSBB068 genome. Proteins encoded here:
- a CDS encoding tyrosine--tRNA ligase; the encoded protein is MTAFKSDFLNTLQERGFVHQCSDFEGLDALAAKGEATAYVGYDCTARSLHIGNFLTMMMLYWLQQSGNKPITLMGGGTTMVGDPSGKDETRAMRTVAEIEANKASIRGVFAKVLRYGDGKSDAIMLDNAEWLTKLNWIEMLRDIGRHFSVNRMLTMDSVRLRLEREQEMSFIEFNYMVCQAYDFVELSRRAGCRLQMGGSDQWGNIVNGVDLGRRMGTPQLFALTTPLLTTASGDKMGKTAKGAVWLNADQFSPYDFWQYWRNVEDADVVKFLKLFTILPISEINKLAALGGSEINEAKKVLATEATALLHGRDAANEAAETARRTFEEGALAETLPTVEIPRGEFEAGIGVLAAFVKAELVASNGEARRQIKGGGLRVNDAAVTDEKMLLTPANLTPEGVVKLSLGKKRHVLLKPA
- a CDS encoding anhydro-N-acetylmuramic acid kinase, yielding MMLTALGLMSGTSLDGVDVALIETDGRQIRAFGPTGYRPYTESERSLLRQALTEAVHLSRRDARPGILRQAEQAVTTAHAEAVAAFTAQHRISAQDIDIVGFHGQTVLHRPERKLTVQIGDALALAKVIHIPVMHDFRAADVEAGGQGAPFVPVYHRALAQSLNREGPIVVVNIGGVSNITYIDGPDTLIACDTGPGNALLDDFMFRHMHQPFDTAGKFAALGKPDEAWIAQALRLPFFSVPPPKSLDRNDFASLKLGAVAPADGAATLTAFTAAAIARVVPLLPKRPKSWIICGGGASNLTMLRMLRERLAPATVEPAEALGWAADAIEAQAFGFLAARGMKGLPLSYPTTTGVPIPMTGGIIARP
- a CDS encoding glutathione S-transferase family protein, with translation MAALKLISHKLCPYVQRAVIALQEKGVPFERIDIDLANKPDCFLKISPLGKVPVLVVTRDDGKEVALFESNVICEYIEETQAGAKLHPQDALTRAEHRAWMEFGSAILGDLWGLETATDAAAFESKRQAVAAKFARVEAALGAGPFFAGDKFSLVDAVFAPIFRYFDLFDQLTDLAVFTHTPKLRAWRSALAQRPSVRSAVSPDYPALLHAFLVGHRAHMLKLAA
- a CDS encoding multidrug efflux SMR transporter, whose protein sequence is MSHSVAWVALVIAGLLDVGWAISMKYAEGYTRLGWTLVSLLLLAAFVFLLGRALQVLGVGVAYTVWTGIGAAGTLTMGVLLFNEALNPMKVAGIVLVLVGIAALKFAPE
- a CDS encoding alpha/beta hydrolase produces the protein MPEVIFTGPAGRLEGRYHPAKQKNAPIAMILHPHPQFHGTMNHQIVYQCYYAFAHRGFSVLRFNFRGVGRSQGSFDHGTGELSDAASALDWAQAINPEARACWVAGFSFGAWIGMQLLMRRPEVEGFISIAPPANLYDFSFLAPCPSSGLIVHGDKDAVVPPKDVNTLVEKLKTQKGIVIDQQVIPGANHFFDGKLEPLMETVTGYLDMRLANVR
- a CDS encoding cysteine desulfurase, whose amino-acid sequence is MADRVYLDWNATTPLRQEAKAAMAAAWDLSGNPSSVHSEGRSARRLVEDARNAVAKAVGGRPQDVVFLSGGTEANALALTPGLRRGAGAPVERLLVSAIEHASVLAGGRFPREAIGAINVTQAGVIDLDRLRALLADSPPALVSVMLANNETGAIQPVGDVADIVHAAGGLLHVDAIQAFGKIPFDLASTKADLVTLSAHKIGGPKGTGALVLAEGVDGLEALLRGGGQELGRRAGTENVAGIAGFGAATKAAMAVLKADAARVRGLRDRLEHGLRQTPDVLVFSDDVKRLPNTVLFTAPGMKAETAVIGFDLGGVAVSSGSACSSGKVQPSHVLEAMGYRSEVSQGAVRLSLGWSTTETDVDLTLKAWRKLADSLVKGERRNTA
- the sufB gene encoding Fe-S cluster assembly protein SufB, which produces MPAVQETVERVRRIDVDQYRYGFETLIESDKAPKGLSEDTVRFISAKKNEPAWMLEWRLEAYRRWLTMTEPTWARVEYPKIDYQDIYYYAAPKPKKTLSSIDEIDPEILKTYEKLGIPLREVAILEGVEPPPGGPQTPSRKIAVDAVFDSVSVATTFQKELKAAGVIFMPISEAIREHPELVQKYLGTVVPTSDNYFATLNSAVFSDGSFVYVPPGVRCPMELSTYFRINERNTGQFERTLIIADKGSYVSYLEGCTAPQRDENQLHAAVVELVTLDDAEIKYSTVQNWYPGNSEGKGGIYNFVTKRGDCRGKNSKISWTQVETGSAITWKYPSCILRGDNSSGEFYSIAISNGFQQVDSGTKMIHLGKNTSSRIISKGIAAGKSQNTYRGLVSAHRKATGARNYTACDSLLIGDKCGAHTVPYVEAKNSSATFEHEATTSKISEDVLFYCIQRGLSQEEAVGLVVNGFVKDVLQQLPMEFAVEAQKLISISLEGSVG
- the sufC gene encoding Fe-S cluster assembly ATPase SufC, giving the protein MSLLEVKDLQVRVEEREILHGLSLTVNPGEVHAIMGPNGSGKSTLSHVIAGKPGYEVTGGQILFKGEDLLEMEPNERAAKGVFLAFQYPVEIPGVTTWNFLHAALNAQRKARGEDEISSPAFLKKVREVAKSLNIPQDMLKRGVNVGFSGGEKKRNEILQMALFEPAVCILDEMDSGLDIDALRIAADGVNALRSPERAMVVITHYQRLLNYIVPDVVHVMSKGRVVKSGGKELALELEESGYAQFEDAA
- the sufD gene encoding Fe-S cluster assembly protein SufD, translating into MNVVAKTETGRALGDAFAVARDRLPGKSKIADQRRQAFEAYERSGLPHRRIEDWKYTDLRALMREVLPLAPAPDAAALGRAAAAIKLQAIDGVRRLVLVDGAFAPDLSDLGNLDKGLGIQPLREVLDAGDGVLSTQAFATDISNPMIALNGAMATDGVVIEIADGTVLAQPLHIVHVASGTAPASMFTRSLLRLGRDANVTLVESYLAGEGAKAYQAYDGLIVAIGDNARLDHVRLVEDSIDAFNISSATVSLGAHAHFNTFGLTSGGHVSRYQLTVTCAGEGSNVETNGLNLINGTQHADTTLFMDHAVPHCASREIFRAVVDDRAHSVFQGRIIVRPDAQKTDAKMMTRALLLSDDAEADNKPELEIFADDVTCGHGATTGALDESLLFYMRARGLPEKEAQALLIQAFVGEAIESIASDALREVAIATAQRWLEARA
- a CDS encoding cysteine desulfurase, whose translation is MSMHKAVANGSYDVALVRQDFPALAMQIYGKPLVYLDNAASAQKPNAVLDRMTEAYKSEYANVHRGLHYLANAATEAYEGARGKVAQFINARRNEEIIFTRNVTEAINLVASSWGGENIKEGDEIVLSIMEHHSNIVPWHFLRERQGAVIKWAPVDDEGNFLIEEFEKLLTPRTKIVAITQMSNALGTLVPVKEVVRLAHARGVPVLVDGAQGAVHLPIDVQDLDCDFYAFTGHKVYGPTGIGALYAKHEHLVAMRPFNGGGEMIREVAKDWVTYGDPPHKFEAGTPPIVEAIGLGAAIDYVNSIGKERIAAHEHELLTYAQERLREINSLRVIGTARNKGPVISFEMKGAHPHDVATVIDRQGIAVRAGTHCVMPLLERFNVTATCRASFGMYNTKEEVDHLAQALIKARELFA
- a CDS encoding SUF system Fe-S cluster assembly protein, translating into MTDTAEVKTATMETTSALPAEETERMSGEIVAALKTVFDPEIPADIYELGLIYKVDLKDDRSVDILMTLTTPNCPAAGELPTMVENAVASVPGVGVVNVNLVWDPAWTPDRMSDEARLVLNMW